The Methanomassiliicoccales archaeon genome includes a region encoding these proteins:
- a CDS encoding heavy metal translocating P-type ATPase, whose amino-acid sequence MMEIKEDSESESKDNYKKTRMSSFGLAGMTCASCAETIQRRLSDLEGVEKATVNLATERATVIYDPKKTDIDKMVNAVKEAGYEALVSEATISIGGMTCASCANTVEEALMGLQGVHSAIVNLVLENVKVKYDPQMVRLGQIKRAIIDAGYEVIEAENIDAERELRRLETRRQKMMLAFSLALSIPTMILSMLMMFASFGDQHLIMHYGNYILFILATPVQFIAGYRFYKGAFKALSNRKANMDTLIAVGTSAAYFYSVAVTFFPPLVPFQDIYYDTSAMIITLILFGKYLESKAKGSTSEAIRRLMDLQPKTARILKDDVEVEVTVDDLVVGDIFLVRPGEKIPTDGLVMEGQSAVDESMITGESTPVEKGPGAEILGGTINRSGFLKARATKVGSETTLAQIVKLVEDAQASKAPVQRLADKVASIFVPIVILIALATFTIWYFFAYDLFFIMPAPRFAFSLTAFISVLVIACPCALGLATPTAIMVGTGKGAELGILIKNGEALEIAGKIQVAVFDKTGTLTKGEPEVTDVIPYSVSENELIFIAASAEKGSEHPLGKTIVKKAVEMNLELRDPEDFESIPGKGVIASMNGMKILIGNRRLMEDYKINTNFPEEMASRLEDEGKTAMLVAKNNDIIGIIGVADVLKPSSKEAVDELKRMGIEVAIITGDNKRAALVVGKLLEVENVMAEVLPEEKIKEIEKLQAQGKVVAMIGDGVNDAPALAKADVGIAIGSGTDVAMESGNIVLIKNDPRDVVAAIQLSRKTMAKIRQNLFWAFGYNTAGIPIAAGLLFPFTGALLPPIVAAGAMAMSSVSVVTNAALLKRYTPEIVRKYTSEVKK is encoded by the coding sequence ATGATGGAGATAAAAGAAGACTCGGAAAGTGAGTCAAAAGATAACTATAAGAAAACCAGAATGTCGAGTTTCGGCCTTGCAGGAATGACATGTGCATCTTGTGCTGAAACCATCCAAAGAAGATTGTCTGATCTTGAAGGTGTAGAGAAAGCCACAGTAAACCTTGCGACTGAGCGTGCTACTGTTATCTATGACCCTAAAAAGACCGATATCGATAAGATGGTTAATGCGGTGAAGGAAGCAGGATATGAGGCATTAGTCAGCGAAGCTACGATTTCTATCGGTGGGATGACGTGTGCATCTTGCGCCAATACAGTGGAAGAAGCTTTGATGGGCCTTCAAGGGGTGCATTCTGCTATAGTTAATCTGGTCTTAGAAAATGTAAAAGTAAAGTATGATCCTCAAATGGTAAGACTAGGTCAGATAAAGAGAGCAATAATCGATGCAGGCTACGAAGTCATAGAAGCAGAGAATATAGATGCCGAAAGGGAATTGCGACGATTGGAAACTAGACGTCAAAAAATGATGCTTGCTTTTTCCCTTGCACTTTCCATACCAACCATGATCTTGTCCATGCTTATGATGTTCGCGTCATTTGGCGATCAACATTTAATTATGCACTATGGAAATTATATACTATTTATTCTGGCAACGCCGGTCCAATTCATTGCAGGATATCGCTTTTATAAAGGGGCGTTCAAGGCGCTTTCGAATCGAAAAGCAAATATGGATACCTTAATCGCTGTTGGTACTAGTGCTGCCTATTTTTATAGTGTTGCTGTAACCTTTTTCCCGCCACTCGTTCCATTTCAAGATATATATTACGATACATCGGCAATGATTATAACTTTGATACTTTTTGGTAAGTATCTAGAGAGCAAAGCGAAAGGCTCCACCTCCGAGGCAATACGAAGATTGATGGATCTTCAGCCTAAAACTGCCCGTATCCTTAAGGACGATGTTGAAGTTGAAGTAACAGTGGATGATCTAGTTGTTGGAGATATTTTCCTCGTCAGACCAGGTGAAAAAATCCCCACTGATGGTCTGGTAATGGAAGGTCAGTCTGCCGTTGATGAGTCGATGATAACTGGTGAAAGCACCCCAGTTGAAAAAGGACCCGGTGCCGAGATATTAGGAGGAACGATTAATAGGAGTGGTTTTCTAAAAGCTCGTGCCACTAAAGTTGGATCAGAGACAACCCTTGCTCAAATCGTGAAGCTTGTCGAGGATGCGCAGGCATCTAAAGCACCTGTACAACGGCTAGCAGATAAGGTAGCAAGTATATTCGTTCCGATCGTTATTCTAATTGCCTTAGCAACTTTTACTATTTGGTATTTTTTCGCATATGATTTATTTTTTATTATGCCAGCTCCTCGATTCGCCTTCTCCCTTACAGCTTTCATATCAGTTTTAGTTATAGCCTGTCCTTGCGCTTTAGGACTGGCAACGCCAACAGCTATTATGGTGGGTACAGGGAAAGGAGCAGAGTTAGGGATTTTAATAAAAAATGGGGAGGCTTTAGAGATTGCTGGTAAAATTCAAGTTGCTGTATTTGATAAAACAGGGACCTTGACTAAGGGAGAGCCTGAGGTAACAGATGTAATTCCTTATTCGGTAAGTGAAAATGAGCTTATATTTATCGCTGCGTCTGCAGAAAAGGGTTCGGAGCATCCATTGGGAAAGACGATAGTTAAAAAAGCTGTAGAAATGAACCTTGAATTAAGGGATCCAGAAGATTTCGAATCGATACCTGGCAAGGGCGTTATAGCTTCAATGAATGGAATGAAGATATTAATTGGCAATAGGCGCCTAATGGAAGACTATAAGATTAATACCAATTTCCCGGAAGAGATGGCAAGTAGGTTAGAGGATGAAGGCAAGACAGCCATGCTAGTTGCTAAAAATAACGATATAATAGGAATTATTGGGGTCGCGGATGTATTGAAACCATCCTCTAAAGAAGCAGTGGATGAATTGAAGCGGATGGGGATAGAAGTAGCAATTATAACAGGTGATAACAAAAGAGCAGCTTTGGTTGTTGGTAAACTTTTGGAAGTAGAGAACGTCATGGCAGAAGTACTTCCAGAGGAAAAGATAAAAGAGATTGAAAAATTGCAAGCGCAGGGCAAGGTAGTAGCTATGATTGGCGATGGCGTGAATGATGCCCCCGCTCTAGCAAAGGCAGATGTAGGAATCGCCATTGGTTCAGGTACTGATGTAGCCATGGAATCAGGAAATATCGTTCTAATAAAAAACGACCCAAGGGATGTAGTCGCTGCGATTCAATTAAGCCGAAAGACCATGGCAAAGATACGTCAGAATTTATTTTGGGCATTTGGATACAACACAGCAGGGATACCTATTGCTGCAGGATTGCTTTTCCCATTCACTGGTGCTCTGCTCCCACCAATCGTCGCAGCTGGAGCTATGGCGATGAGTTCAGTTTCTGTAGTAACGAATGCAGCCCTCTTAAAACGTTACACACCAGAAATCGTGAGGAAATACACTAGTGAGGTGAAGAAATGA
- a CDS encoding HAD family hydrolase — translation MGALRTIKAIIFDLDDTLVKSGIDYYGMRMAIVKKLIEMGADHSSVDLSWTITDNIYYGKKSILYNKKYKNEEEIDYEINTILTSIEIKAIDHIRPITGSKEVLYEMQRWGLPTAILTRASREYASKVLAITGMNKYISYYICRDDYRLEEAKPNPLALERAAQSINERPRNCLYVGDHVMDLECAKAAGAQFLGVLTGQITKEMWLNHGCNTILQSIAELPKYIRDRFASNLIS, via the coding sequence ATGGGAGCCTTGAGAACTATAAAAGCCATAATCTTTGATTTGGACGACACGCTAGTAAAAAGTGGTATAGATTATTATGGTATGAGAATGGCTATTGTAAAAAAGCTTATTGAGATGGGGGCTGACCATTCTAGCGTTGACTTATCCTGGACTATTACAGATAATATTTATTATGGCAAAAAAAGTATATTATATAATAAAAAATATAAAAATGAAGAAGAAATCGATTATGAAATAAATACCATACTAACATCTATTGAAATTAAAGCTATTGACCATATACGCCCAATCACTGGGTCGAAAGAAGTGCTCTATGAAATGCAGAGATGGGGCTTACCCACAGCAATACTAACGCGAGCTTCCAGAGAATATGCAAGCAAGGTCTTGGCTATCACAGGAATGAATAAGTATATCAGTTACTACATTTGCAGGGATGATTATCGATTAGAAGAAGCCAAGCCAAATCCTTTAGCACTAGAAAGAGCGGCTCAGAGCATTAACGAGAGGCCACGAAATTGTTTATACGTCGGTGATCACGTGATGGATTTGGAATGCGCTAAGGCTGCTGGGGCTCAATTTTTAGGTGTTCTCACCGGCCAAATAACAAAAGAAATGTGGCTGAATCATGGTTGTAATACAATATTACAGAGTATTGCTGAACTTCCAAAATATATCAGGGATAGATTCGCGAGCAATTTAATATCTTGA
- a CDS encoding YHS domain-containing protein, translating into MTAIDPICKMEVEEKTAKWTSEYKGKKYYFCAPGCKKKFDSDPEKWSKA; encoded by the coding sequence ATGACGGCTATAGATCCGATATGTAAAATGGAGGTTGAAGAAAAAACGGCTAAGTGGACATCCGAGTATAAAGGCAAGAAATATTATTTCTGCGCTCCAGGTTGCAAGAAAAAATTCGATTCGGATCCAGAGAAATGGTCTAAGGCTTGA
- a CDS encoding TrpB-like pyridoxal phosphate-dependent enzyme, with protein MKSKTDIRVTLDLDDIPKKWYNIVADLPEPLPPPLNPGTKEPLKFEEFRAIFPDEIIRQEMSTERYIDIPEEVRDRLIMLNRPSPLVRAIRLEKALKTPAKIYFKREDLSPVGSHKPNTALAQAFYNMRQGIQNLTTETGAGQWGSSLALACRIFGLNCKVFMVRVSYDQKPYRRYVMETYGAKVYPSPSMETEFGRKLLEQNPQNTGSLGIAISEAIETAVHSDSCKYSLGSVANHVMLHQTVIGQEVIKQFEKIDVVPDYMIGCVGGGSNFAGFAFPMLGKKLKDRSIETEFIAAEPTSVPSITKGEYRYDFGDTAGLTPLFKMYTLGHDFMPSPIHAGGLRYHGMAPTVSLAAKLGLIKAKSVPQKETFSAGILFAQTEGIIPAPESTHAIAVAIELARKAKENNEEKVIAFNLSGHGLLDMSGYANYLSGKMNENS; from the coding sequence ATGAAGTCAAAAACAGACATCCGAGTGACTTTGGACTTGGACGATATACCTAAAAAATGGTATAATATAGTAGCTGATTTACCTGAGCCGCTTCCACCACCATTAAATCCAGGTACTAAAGAGCCTTTGAAATTTGAAGAATTTCGTGCTATTTTCCCTGATGAGATTATTAGGCAAGAAATGTCGACTGAAAGATATATAGACATTCCAGAAGAAGTCAGAGATAGATTAATAATGTTAAATCGACCCAGCCCATTGGTAAGAGCTATCAGATTGGAGAAAGCGTTAAAGACCCCGGCTAAAATCTATTTTAAAAGAGAAGATCTCTCACCCGTTGGAAGTCATAAACCAAATACGGCTTTAGCCCAAGCATTTTATAATATGAGACAGGGCATTCAAAACCTTACAACAGAGACCGGCGCTGGACAATGGGGGTCTTCGTTGGCCCTAGCCTGCCGCATATTTGGGTTGAACTGTAAGGTGTTCATGGTTCGAGTCTCATACGACCAGAAGCCTTATAGAAGATATGTGATGGAAACATACGGTGCAAAAGTGTACCCTTCTCCATCTATGGAAACAGAATTTGGAAGAAAACTATTGGAGCAAAACCCACAAAACACAGGATCACTAGGCATTGCAATTAGTGAGGCCATTGAAACAGCAGTACATTCAGACAGCTGCAAATACTCACTGGGAAGCGTTGCAAATCATGTAATGTTACATCAGACTGTCATAGGACAGGAGGTAATAAAGCAGTTTGAGAAGATCGATGTGGTCCCAGATTATATGATAGGGTGCGTAGGTGGTGGAAGCAACTTCGCAGGTTTTGCCTTCCCAATGCTAGGTAAGAAGCTAAAAGACCGGTCTATCGAAACTGAGTTTATTGCGGCGGAGCCGACATCAGTTCCATCTATTACTAAAGGAGAATATCGTTATGACTTCGGAGATACAGCTGGACTAACTCCACTTTTTAAAATGTACACTCTCGGACATGATTTCATGCCTTCACCTATTCACGCTGGGGGTCTAAGATACCATGGTATGGCTCCAACTGTAAGCCTAGCGGCAAAATTAGGCCTAATAAAAGCAAAGAGCGTTCCTCAGAAAGAGACGTTTTCCGCAGGTATTTTATTTGCCCAAACAGAAGGAATAATCCCTGCACCAGAGAGCACCCATGCCATCGCAGTCGCGATAGAACTTGCAAGAAAAGCAAAGGAAAATAATGAGGAGAAAGTTATTGCATTTAATCTCTCAGGCCATGGCCTATTAGATATGAGTGGTTATGCCAATTATCTGAGTGGAAAAATGAATGAAAATTCATAA
- a CDS encoding RidA family protein: MSRSIFSNDAPRPIGPYSQAMECGNLVFVSGQLGIDPSTGQLVEGGIGAETTRCLKNINAILSLLNLSLKDVVKTIVFMTDLTEFKEMNLVYASFFQLSTPARSVVEVSRLPLGAKIEIEAIASFC, encoded by the coding sequence ATGTCAAGAAGCATTTTTTCCAATGATGCACCTAGACCTATAGGCCCGTATTCCCAGGCTATGGAGTGTGGAAACCTTGTTTTCGTTTCAGGTCAATTGGGTATAGATCCCAGTACAGGGCAATTAGTAGAGGGAGGAATTGGAGCTGAAACAACTAGATGTCTAAAAAATATCAATGCAATATTATCACTTTTAAATTTAAGTTTAAAAGATGTTGTAAAGACAATCGTGTTCATGACTGATTTAACTGAATTCAAGGAAATGAATCTTGTTTATGCATCATTCTTTCAATTATCGACCCCAGCACGTTCAGTCGTAGAGGTTTCTAGACTACCATTGGGGGCTAAGATAGAGATAGAGGCTATAGCTTCGTTTTGTTGA
- a CDS encoding isoaspartyl peptidase/L-asparaginase: protein MRPAIIVHGGAWDIPLEAHENHKNGCKQAAAAGYRKMLNGGSAIDAVENAVRHMEEDPTFDAGRGSFLNKDGEIELDAIIMEGDDLGLGAVAAVQHILHPVSLARAVMDNTPHCMLVGEGALRFARSIGMEEIEVPELLTCRELERWRSIQASKTFDQKSFFRKADGDYKQKGTVGAVAIDSEGLIAAATSTGGTPNKMAGRVGDSPLVGCGNYADSNIGGVSATGWGESIMKTVLARKVCDFLERGKTEWSAVKDSILYLEKRVNGFGGVILISKEGKMAYSFNTPHMAIGWVDASGHLGAEVKSL, encoded by the coding sequence TTGAGACCGGCAATAATTGTACATGGGGGGGCATGGGACATACCCTTGGAAGCTCATGAAAATCATAAGAATGGATGCAAGCAAGCCGCTGCCGCTGGATACCGTAAAATGCTAAATGGGGGATCCGCCATTGATGCAGTCGAGAATGCAGTACGACATATGGAAGAAGATCCTACTTTTGATGCTGGTAGAGGTTCATTTCTAAACAAAGACGGCGAAATCGAATTAGATGCAATCATTATGGAAGGAGACGATTTGGGATTAGGGGCTGTGGCTGCAGTACAACATATCTTACATCCCGTCTCATTGGCAAGAGCAGTTATGGACAACACTCCACATTGCATGCTGGTAGGTGAAGGGGCGCTGCGCTTCGCACGATCCATAGGAATGGAAGAGATAGAAGTACCAGAATTGCTGACCTGCCGCGAATTGGAAAGATGGAGGTCTATCCAGGCCAGTAAAACTTTCGATCAGAAATCCTTTTTTAGGAAGGCCGATGGAGATTATAAGCAAAAAGGTACAGTTGGGGCAGTGGCTATAGACAGCGAGGGGTTGATAGCAGCAGCGACATCTACTGGAGGGACACCGAATAAAATGGCAGGGAGAGTTGGTGATTCACCTTTAGTTGGTTGCGGAAATTATGCTGATAGCAATATAGGAGGCGTTTCAGCAACAGGATGGGGGGAGTCGATAATGAAGACTGTATTAGCAAGAAAGGTGTGTGATTTCCTTGAACGAGGAAAAACTGAGTGGTCTGCAGTAAAAGATTCTATTTTATATTTAGAGAAAAGAGTAAATGGCTTTGGGGGGGTCATTTTAATTTCTAAAGAAGGGAAAATGGCCTATTCATTCAATACACCACATATGGCAATCGGCTGGGTAGACGCTTCTGGTCACCTTGGGGCTGAAGTAAAATCACTATAA